From one Candidatus Zixiibacteriota bacterium genomic stretch:
- a CDS encoding branched-chain amino acid transaminase, translating to MDKIWMNGELVNWDDAKIHVLSHVVHYSSSVFEGARCYNTKKGPAIFRLQEHTERLFNSAKICRMEIPFTLEQINDAIIDLIKINDLKDCYIRPVVYRGYKSLGVYPGDCPIDVAIAVWRWGKYLGADALERGVDVCVSSWNRPAPNTLPAMAKTAANYLGGQMIKMEAITHGYVEGIGLDVQGFVSEGSGENIFVVRNGTLITPPFCASILAGITRRTVIKLAEDMGIPIKEENIPREALYVSDEVFFTGSAAEITPIATIDHIPIGRGSRGPITKKLQEAFFDVVEKGEDPHNWLTFIN from the coding sequence GTGGATAAAATATGGATGAACGGCGAGCTGGTGAATTGGGATGACGCCAAAATTCATGTCCTCTCGCATGTCGTCCATTACTCCTCCTCAGTCTTTGAGGGGGCGCGTTGCTACAATACCAAAAAAGGTCCGGCCATCTTTCGTTTGCAGGAACATACCGAAAGGCTTTTCAATTCGGCCAAGATCTGCCGTATGGAGATTCCTTTCACTCTCGAGCAGATAAACGACGCGATCATCGATTTGATAAAGATCAACGATCTCAAAGACTGCTATATCCGTCCGGTAGTCTACCGCGGTTATAAGTCGCTGGGAGTATATCCGGGTGACTGCCCGATCGATGTCGCGATCGCGGTCTGGCGCTGGGGCAAGTACCTGGGTGCGGACGCGCTCGAACGTGGTGTCGATGTCTGCGTTTCGTCATGGAATCGGCCCGCCCCCAACACTCTTCCGGCCATGGCCAAAACTGCAGCGAACTATTTGGGTGGTCAGATGATCAAGATGGAAGCGATCACTCATGGTTATGTCGAAGGTATCGGTCTGGACGTGCAGGGATTTGTCTCCGAGGGATCCGGTGAGAACATCTTCGTGGTCAGAAACGGCACCCTGATTACACCGCCTTTCTGCGCTTCGATTCTGGCCGGGATCACCCGTCGGACGGTAATCAAGCTGGCCGAAGATATGGGTATCCCCATTAAAGAAGAAAACATCCCGCGCGAAGCACTGTATGTTTCCGATGAGGTCTTCTTCACAGGTTCGGCGGCCGAGATAACCCCGATTGCCACTATCGATCATATACCGATCGGCAGGGGATCACGCGGTCCGATCACCAAGAAACTCCAGGAAGCATTTTTTGATGTGGTCGAAAAAGGTGAGGATCCCCACAACTGGCTGACATTTATAAATTAA
- the rpiB gene encoding ribose 5-phosphate isomerase B — protein MKIALGADHKGYPLKEKIKSYLMQRGEEVVDFGTDSDESVDYPDFGLKVAHSVADGDVDYGINICWTGNGMNMAANKVKGVRSGLCLSEEMAELTRSHNDANVLSLASKYVSETEALKIVELFLSTKFEGGRHIQRLEKILAEEK, from the coding sequence ATGAAAATCGCCCTGGGTGCAGATCATAAAGGCTATCCCCTCAAAGAGAAGATCAAATCTTACCTTATGCAAAGGGGAGAGGAGGTAGTCGATTTCGGCACCGATTCCGATGAATCAGTTGATTACCCGGATTTCGGTTTGAAGGTCGCCCACTCGGTGGCCGACGGCGATGTCGATTACGGTATAAACATCTGCTGGACCGGTAACGGTATGAATATGGCCGCCAACAAAGTCAAAGGCGTGCGCTCGGGATTGTGCCTGTCCGAGGAAATGGCTGAATTGACCCGTTCTCATAATGACGCCAATGTGCTCTCGCTGGCATCCAAGTATGTCTCCGAGACTGAAGCACTAAAGATCGTCGAACTGTTTTTGAGCACGAAATTCGAGGGTGGACGCCATATTCAAAGACTGGAGAAAATCCTGGCTGAAGAAAAATAG